In Acidobacteriota bacterium, a single genomic region encodes these proteins:
- a CDS encoding cation diffusion facilitator family transporter, with amino-acid sequence MDTHPPLASPHGSHRERENSVFLNFIIDLVLMLPDLAAAIISGSLTLWSDVIKCMNELTATFLSWIVIRKIGRGRHPHYDYGPGKLESLACMVVALIMVLSVGLVIFNAVMRILKPAPLEPLGVWMGVVFMAAGMGVNGWLWLKNYRLARTEYSPVMESQWRLFRVKTLSDASAFVALLVTLLFEGQPWVDHVDAAASLVIAVFLSYTVIGVLSQAVDDLLDKTIEESMQIVILKELVDFFEEYCSFERIRSRRAGPSVYIEIHLGFDGTKTLSEVQAVIDRIRANLEGKIRGSHVTVIPSAR; translated from the coding sequence TTGGACACCCACCCTCCCCTCGCGAGCCCGCACGGTTCCCACCGGGAGCGGGAGAACTCGGTCTTCCTCAACTTCATCATCGACCTGGTCCTCATGCTCCCCGACCTGGCCGCGGCCATCATCTCCGGTTCCCTGACCCTCTGGTCGGACGTGATCAAGTGCATGAACGAGCTGACGGCCACTTTCCTTTCCTGGATCGTCATCCGGAAGATCGGCCGGGGCCGTCACCCGCACTACGATTACGGGCCCGGAAAACTGGAGAGCCTGGCCTGCATGGTGGTGGCCCTGATCATGGTGCTGTCGGTGGGCCTGGTCATCTTCAACGCCGTGATGCGGATCCTCAAGCCGGCCCCCCTCGAGCCCCTCGGCGTCTGGATGGGGGTCGTCTTCATGGCCGCCGGCATGGGCGTCAACGGGTGGCTCTGGCTGAAAAACTACCGCCTGGCCCGGACGGAGTATTCCCCCGTCATGGAGTCCCAGTGGCGCCTCTTCCGCGTCAAGACCCTCTCCGACGCGTCCGCCTTCGTCGCCCTGCTCGTCACGCTCCTTTTCGAGGGGCAACCCTGGGTCGACCACGTCGACGCCGCCGCCTCCCTGGTCATCGCCGTCTTCCTTTCCTACACGGTCATCGGGGTCCTGAGCCAGGCCGTCGACGACCTCCTCGACAAGACCATCGAGGAGTCCATGCAAATCGTCATCCTGAAGGAGCTGGTCGATTTCTTCGAGGAATACTGCTCCTTCGAGCGCATCCGCTCCCGGCGCGCCGGGCCCTCCGTCTACATCGAGATCCACCTGGGTTTCGACGGGACGAAAACCCTGTCCGAAGTCCAGGCGGTGATCGACCGCATCCGGGCCAACCTGGAAGGCAAGATCAGGGGAAGCCACGTCACGGTGATCCCCTCGGCGCGGTGA
- a CDS encoding VCBS repeat-containing protein codes for MNRIATTLILLALALLAAPAATYNVGPGRPYTTLQDVAGLLNPGDLVLVDGNATYPGDLVFERAGGAGNPITIRGVRVSGNRPVISGGTNTVTFMSPWPYTSGADHYVFEGFEVTAGSFRGVYHQADDLVLRDVVVHDCPAHGILGADLGSGSLLMEYCEVYRCGNGSSQHQIYMSTDEGNRPGSVFRMQFCYLHEGLGGNNVKSRAERNEIYYNWIEGGYYHELELIGSEEYPTPTVREDSDVVGNVFWKKTKPSGSDNFFFVTRVGGDGTGETFGRYRFVNNTFLCGSAAAFRIFDGIQSIEMHNNVFYRIDGTGVQIKRTVEANWSDGELIAGSNNWVQTGSTEIPVQWTGTLTGADPGFVGLGSNDPRPAAGSVLIDHGAGSLSGPPGFPFPNPLFPPAWHPPLHAFQAPGTAAPRPVDATLDIGAYEYYTRRFHPDFNLDGKTDFLWRSVSTGDNSAWLMNGVSISGSPLPLPAVGTGWEIAGAADFNADGRTDILWRNPSAGINSVWYLSGTAVTAQAAFPSVGAPWALAGVADFSGDGNPDLLWRNSSTGDNSVWVLSGTTVTGSLPLAAVGTAWTVAALADFSGDGKTDILWRNPSTGVDSVWVLDGTSYTGSLPFPTVGTAWEIQAAGDFSGDGKADVVWRNTTPGAGDLSAWILNGTAVTSTTPTVPSAVSDVSWVIVN; via the coding sequence ATGAACCGAATCGCGACGACGCTCATCCTGCTGGCGCTCGCGCTCCTCGCGGCGCCGGCCGCCACCTACAACGTGGGGCCGGGGCGGCCCTACACGACGCTCCAGGACGTGGCCGGCCTGCTCAACCCGGGCGACCTGGTGCTGGTGGACGGCAACGCCACCTACCCGGGCGACCTGGTCTTCGAACGAGCGGGCGGGGCGGGAAACCCCATCACGATCCGCGGGGTCCGCGTGAGCGGGAACCGCCCCGTGATCTCGGGCGGGACCAACACCGTGACCTTCATGAGCCCCTGGCCCTACACCTCGGGCGCCGACCACTATGTCTTCGAGGGCTTCGAGGTGACGGCCGGCAGCTTCCGGGGGGTCTACCACCAGGCCGACGACCTGGTCCTGCGGGACGTGGTGGTCCACGACTGCCCGGCCCACGGCATCCTCGGGGCCGACCTCGGCTCCGGCTCGCTCCTCATGGAGTACTGCGAGGTCTACCGCTGCGGCAACGGCAGCTCCCAGCACCAGATCTACATGAGCACCGACGAGGGGAACCGCCCGGGGAGCGTCTTCCGCATGCAGTTCTGCTACCTCCACGAGGGGCTCGGCGGTAACAACGTCAAGTCCCGGGCGGAGCGCAACGAGATCTACTACAACTGGATCGAGGGCGGCTACTACCACGAGCTGGAGCTCATCGGCTCCGAGGAGTACCCCACGCCCACCGTCCGGGAGGACTCGGACGTGGTGGGGAACGTCTTCTGGAAGAAGACGAAACCGTCCGGGTCGGACAACTTCTTCTTCGTCACCCGCGTCGGCGGCGACGGGACGGGGGAGACCTTCGGCCGCTACCGCTTCGTCAACAACACCTTCCTGTGCGGCTCCGCGGCGGCGTTCCGGATCTTCGACGGGATCCAGAGCATCGAGATGCACAACAACGTCTTCTACCGCATCGACGGGACGGGCGTCCAGATCAAGCGGACGGTGGAAGCCAACTGGAGCGACGGCGAGCTGATCGCCGGGTCCAACAACTGGGTGCAGACGGGGTCCACCGAGATCCCGGTGCAGTGGACCGGCACCCTGACCGGCGCGGACCCGGGCTTTGTCGGCCTCGGTTCCAACGACCCGCGGCCCGCCGCCGGGAGCGTGCTCATCGACCACGGCGCCGGGAGCCTCTCCGGGCCGCCGGGGTTCCCCTTCCCCAACCCGCTCTTCCCGCCGGCCTGGCACCCGCCGCTGCACGCCTTCCAGGCCCCCGGGACGGCCGCACCGCGCCCGGTGGACGCAACCCTGGACATCGGCGCTTACGAGTATTACACCCGGCGCTTTCACCCCGACTTCAACCTGGACGGCAAGACCGACTTCCTCTGGCGCAGCGTGTCCACGGGCGACAACAGCGCCTGGCTGATGAACGGCGTGTCGATTTCCGGCTCGCCCCTCCCGCTCCCGGCCGTGGGAACGGGCTGGGAGATCGCGGGCGCCGCCGACTTCAACGCCGACGGCCGGACCGACATCCTCTGGCGAAACCCCTCCGCCGGCATCAACTCGGTGTGGTACCTGAGCGGGACCGCCGTCACCGCTCAGGCCGCCTTCCCCAGCGTGGGGGCGCCGTGGGCCCTCGCCGGCGTCGCCGACTTCAGCGGGGACGGGAACCCCGACCTGCTCTGGCGGAATTCCAGCACGGGCGACAACTCGGTCTGGGTCCTGAGCGGGACCACCGTCACCGGCTCCCTGCCCCTGGCGGCCGTGGGGACCGCCTGGACCGTCGCGGCCCTGGCCGACTTCTCCGGCGACGGGAAGACCGACATCCTCTGGCGGAACCCGTCGACGGGCGTCGATTCCGTCTGGGTGCTGGACGGGACGAGCTACACCGGTTCCCTCCCCTTCCCCACCGTGGGGACCGCCTGGGAGATCCAGGCCGCGGGCGACTTCTCCGGCGACGGGAAGGCGGACGTGGTGTGGCGGAACACCACCCCGGGCGCCGGCGACCTCTCCGCCTGGATCCTGAACGGGACGGCCGTGACCTCCACGACGCCGACCGTCCCGTCGGCGGTGTCGGACGTGAGCTGGGTGATTGTGAATTAG
- a CDS encoding DedA family protein, with translation MGWISDLIDFVLHIDVHLKAIITAYGTWTYLILFLIVFCETGLVVTPFLPGDSLLFAAGAFASTGVIDIWLLFGILSAAAILGDTVNFHIGKYLGPKVLHKPNAKILKKEYLDRTHAFFERYGGLTIIYARFVPIVRTFAPFLAGVGAMTYSRFILYNVVGGIVWVAAFTAAGFFFGNIPIVQKNFTLVILVIIVLSVLPIVVEAVRHRRSRQAEGE, from the coding sequence ATGGGATGGATATCCGACCTCATCGACTTCGTGCTGCACATCGACGTACACCTGAAGGCCATCATCACCGCCTACGGCACGTGGACCTACCTCATCCTGTTCCTGATCGTCTTCTGCGAGACCGGGTTGGTGGTGACCCCCTTCCTCCCCGGCGACTCGCTCCTCTTCGCCGCCGGGGCCTTCGCCTCCACCGGGGTGATCGACATCTGGCTCCTGTTCGGGATCCTCAGCGCCGCGGCCATCCTGGGGGACACCGTGAACTTCCACATCGGCAAGTACCTGGGCCCCAAGGTCCTGCACAAGCCGAACGCGAAGATCCTGAAGAAGGAGTACCTGGACCGGACCCACGCCTTCTTCGAGCGCTACGGCGGCCTCACCATCATCTACGCCCGCTTCGTCCCCATCGTCCGCACCTTCGCCCCCTTCCTGGCCGGGGTGGGCGCCATGACCTACTCCCGCTTCATCCTCTACAACGTGGTCGGCGGCATCGTCTGGGTGGCGGCCTTTACGGCGGCGGGGTTCTTCTTCGGCAACATCCCCATCGTCCAGAAGAACTTCACCCTCGTCATCCTGGTCATCATCGTCCTGTCGGTTCTGCCCATCGTCGTCGAGGCGGTTCGTCACCGCCGCTCCCGCCAGGCGGAAGGGGAGTGA
- the glnA gene encoding type I glutamate--ammonia ligase, producing MGRTFEEVESLIAERQIRMIDLKCVDLRGRLHHISLPVERFVPSILHDGVGFDGSSFGFSKVESSDMVITPDLDTAVVDPFRDIPTLSFFTKIHLTDDVRTRFSQDPRRIAESAEKQLAAEGIADKSLWGPEYEFYIFGKVEYDTRTSASYYYVHHAEEIHHNAYHAANPQDRFDDFRDTAVRTMMDLGIDVKYHHHEVGERGQQEIEVMFNTLLNTADQAILTKYILFNLADMNDLHVTFMPKPLFRQAGSGWHVHQYLTKRGKNAFYGKGQYGNMNPTGLHYIGGLLKHAGAISAITNPSTNSYKRLVPGFEAPVAVTFGMANRSSAIRIPSYVSDPQKTRMEYRPPDATANPYLALAAMLMAGIDGIVNKIDPVKEGFGPIDTNVFDESMKGRFRFLPRDLDQALDELEGDHAFLLRGGVFSEALIHRWIDVKRQELREIATMPNPYEYKLYFDL from the coding sequence ATGGGGCGGACGTTTGAGGAAGTCGAAAGCCTGATCGCCGAGAGACAGATCCGGATGATCGATCTGAAGTGCGTGGACCTGAGGGGTCGCCTGCACCACATCTCGCTCCCCGTGGAGCGGTTCGTCCCGTCGATCCTTCACGACGGGGTCGGTTTCGACGGTTCGAGCTTCGGGTTCTCCAAGGTGGAGTCCAGCGACATGGTCATCACCCCGGACCTCGACACCGCCGTGGTGGACCCGTTCCGCGACATCCCCACCCTCAGCTTCTTCACGAAGATCCACCTGACCGACGACGTCCGGACCCGGTTTTCCCAGGACCCCCGCCGGATCGCCGAGAGCGCGGAGAAACAGCTGGCGGCCGAGGGCATCGCCGACAAGTCCCTATGGGGGCCCGAGTACGAGTTCTACATCTTCGGCAAGGTGGAGTACGACACCCGGACCAGCGCCTCCTACTACTACGTCCACCACGCGGAGGAGATCCACCACAACGCCTACCACGCGGCGAACCCCCAGGACCGCTTCGACGATTTCCGGGACACCGCCGTCCGGACCATGATGGACCTCGGCATCGACGTGAAGTACCACCACCACGAGGTGGGGGAGCGGGGGCAGCAGGAGATCGAGGTGATGTTCAACACCCTCCTCAACACCGCGGACCAGGCGATCCTCACCAAGTACATTCTCTTCAACCTGGCGGACATGAACGACCTTCACGTGACCTTCATGCCCAAGCCCCTCTTCCGGCAGGCCGGGAGCGGCTGGCACGTCCACCAGTACCTGACGAAGCGGGGGAAGAACGCGTTCTACGGCAAGGGGCAATACGGCAACATGAACCCCACCGGGCTGCACTACATCGGCGGCCTCCTGAAGCACGCGGGGGCGATCTCCGCCATCACCAACCCCAGCACGAACTCCTACAAGCGGCTGGTCCCGGGTTTCGAGGCCCCGGTCGCCGTGACCTTCGGCATGGCCAACCGGTCCAGCGCGATCCGGATCCCCTCCTACGTCTCGGACCCCCAGAAGACCCGCATGGAGTACCGCCCGCCGGACGCCACCGCCAACCCCTACCTGGCCCTGGCCGCCATGCTGATGGCCGGGATCGACGGGATCGTGAACAAGATCGACCCCGTCAAGGAAGGGTTCGGCCCCATCGACACCAACGTGTTCGACGAGTCCATGAAGGGCCGCTTCCGCTTCCTTCCGCGGGACCTCGACCAGGCGCTGGACGAACTGGAAGGGGACCACGCGTTCCTGCTCCGCGGCGGCGTCTTCTCCGAGGCCCTGATTCACCGCTGGATCGACGTCAAGCGGCAGGAACTCCGCGAGATCGCCACGATGCCGAACCCTTACGAGTACAAGCTCTACTTCGACCTGTGA
- a CDS encoding glycosyltransferase family 4 protein, with amino-acid sequence MNTGKPLHICLVSEEYPPDTGWGGIGTYTYNVARGLALIGHRVEIVAGCLDAARDFTEHGIRVRRIGFAPPGSGLKRAAWRAFQAWTRDLRYFRRKLEFARAALGLFRRVHAEDPFDVVEAAEYDANAYFIARRRLAPLVVKIHTPVLLNTHLNALPVTREVRWCDRLERSEARHATVLTTPSRRMAEHAEKWLRGRRPEVVANPIDTAEFSPAPEGQRAEYDFFYTGRLEKRKGVHLLLEAFRKVARDVPGTRLVLAGHDTPTFPLGGKALHFMEFAEHQGLLEGLADRVVFLGRVDRRELPHHYRRSRVCVFPSERFENFPYSCLEAMACGRAVIVSDSGGMTEMMEDGRSGLKVPVGSVDALAGAMLRLAASPAEAEAMGREARLRVESRYTLERVARETEAVYRKAVGRRP; translated from the coding sequence GTGAACACCGGCAAACCCCTCCACATCTGCCTGGTCTCCGAAGAGTACCCCCCCGACACGGGGTGGGGCGGCATCGGCACCTACACCTACAACGTGGCGCGCGGCCTGGCGCTCATCGGTCACCGGGTGGAGATCGTCGCCGGGTGCCTCGACGCCGCCCGGGACTTCACGGAACACGGCATCCGGGTGCGCCGGATCGGCTTCGCCCCGCCGGGGAGCGGGCTCAAGCGGGCCGCCTGGCGCGCGTTCCAGGCGTGGACCCGGGACTTGCGCTACTTCCGCCGCAAACTCGAGTTCGCCCGGGCCGCCCTGGGGCTCTTCCGCCGCGTCCACGCCGAGGACCCCTTCGACGTGGTGGAAGCGGCCGAGTACGACGCCAACGCCTACTTCATCGCCCGGCGGCGCCTGGCCCCGCTGGTGGTGAAGATCCACACGCCGGTGCTCCTCAACACCCATCTCAACGCCCTGCCCGTGACCCGCGAGGTCCGGTGGTGCGACCGCCTGGAGCGATCCGAGGCCCGCCACGCCACGGTCCTCACCACCCCGAGCCGACGGATGGCCGAGCACGCCGAGAAATGGCTGCGCGGCCGACGGCCCGAGGTGGTGGCGAACCCCATCGACACGGCGGAATTCTCGCCCGCCCCCGAGGGCCAGCGGGCGGAGTACGACTTCTTCTACACCGGCCGCCTGGAGAAGCGAAAGGGGGTTCACCTGCTGCTGGAAGCCTTCCGGAAGGTCGCCCGGGACGTCCCCGGCACCCGCCTCGTGCTGGCCGGGCACGACACCCCCACCTTCCCGCTCGGCGGCAAGGCCCTCCACTTCATGGAGTTCGCCGAACATCAGGGCCTCCTCGAGGGGCTCGCGGACCGGGTCGTTTTCCTCGGGCGCGTGGATCGGCGGGAACTGCCGCACCACTACCGGCGGAGCCGGGTCTGCGTCTTCCCCTCGGAACGCTTCGAGAACTTCCCCTACTCCTGCCTGGAAGCCATGGCGTGCGGGCGGGCCGTCATCGTCAGCGACTCCGGCGGGATGACCGAGATGATGGAGGACGGCCGGAGCGGTCTCAAGGTGCCGGTGGGGTCCGTGGACGCCCTGGCCGGGGCCATGCTCCGCCTGGCGGCCTCCCCCGCCGAGGCGGAGGCCATGGGACGGGAGGCCCGGCTCCGGGTGGAAAGCCGCTACACGCTGGAGAGGGTCGCCCGCGAGACGGAGGCGGTGTATCGGAAGGCTGTAGGCCGTAGGCCGTAG
- a CDS encoding OmpA family protein, which produces MRLRIAIGIMTIMFLCLWSMAWNKDDWEEVNFEFNSSVLVDGFPSMLQLADALGAHPDYRLAVEGHCDSQGTKAYNDSLALKRAQVVRDFLVKYGARAEQIEVAGKGFSEPKTENSTPEGRFQNRRVVFSLYVMKDGRRQEIKALSPISTILKEMADNPLLRSLDEVGKKQDGIINRLDELGKTLERLKDLQAQQARMAEELTALYQKLKDIEARPVPAPPAPVPPPAPQVADEGHRKHEKGKTHDFSLLGLNAGATRDGEFTGTISGRYFHTVTPSTALQGQGEFMYFPDRVEAQVDFGLVKRFRAFQLGGFASFKRVQMDMFEDSGTLGQAAVIGEYLFRHGSVGFYMTHAIKREAVVDQLVVGHNRMLETYLRTADQYGVNFQVAFPWESFIEGNVGWIDRGELDTKPGGTIRWVKPVFEKWSVFFEAGWNETLVSDGQTSARFVAGVRYGLWKKPGGVEPTAVEPMDIPRVRYDVRTRVVRTGNDAPIANAGGDLVNVQGGTITLDGTGSYDPDGDPITYLWTQIQGPAVTLTGAGTATPSFTAVVGVVYSFRLKVQDPFGLWSTDDVSISTRENKAPVANAGGDRVNEAAGVIQLNGSGSYDPDGDVITFQWTQVSGPAVTLTGADTATPSFTAADGQVYVFRLKVTDPYGAFSNDDVSISTRQNNPPVANAGPDLSNIPAGLVQLDGSASYDPDGDTLTFLWTQTMGPAVTLSGANTATPSFTADVDQVYVFKLKVTDAKGAFTFDEVSISTVQNRPPVAVVGPDLSNVPPGAVQLDGSASYDPDGDPLTFQWTQILGPSVALTGADTATPSFTAEAGRVYAFRLKVTDSHGLFAYADVTVSTVTAVNTPPVAYAGLDQVLLLPVPLVTLDGSGSYDPDGDPITYQWTQVDGPAVTLNNADQAMPTFTPTEIATYVFSLRVSDGRGGLATDVVRIFVF; this is translated from the coding sequence ATGAGATTACGCATCGCGATCGGAATCATGACGATAATGTTCCTGTGCCTCTGGAGCATGGCCTGGAACAAGGACGACTGGGAGGAGGTCAACTTCGAGTTCAACTCCTCCGTCCTGGTCGACGGCTTCCCGTCCATGCTCCAGCTGGCGGACGCCCTGGGCGCCCACCCGGACTACCGCCTGGCGGTGGAGGGGCACTGTGACAGCCAGGGAACCAAGGCCTACAACGATTCGCTCGCCCTCAAGCGCGCGCAGGTCGTCCGGGACTTCCTGGTGAAATACGGGGCCCGCGCCGAGCAGATCGAGGTCGCCGGCAAGGGGTTCTCCGAGCCGAAAACCGAAAATTCCACCCCGGAGGGCCGCTTCCAGAACCGCCGCGTGGTCTTCTCCCTCTACGTGATGAAGGACGGGCGGCGCCAGGAGATCAAGGCCCTCTCCCCCATCAGCACGATCCTCAAGGAGATGGCGGACAACCCGCTGCTCAGGAGCCTCGACGAGGTGGGGAAAAAGCAGGACGGCATCATCAACCGCCTGGACGAACTGGGCAAGACCCTGGAGCGCCTGAAGGACCTGCAGGCCCAGCAGGCCCGGATGGCGGAGGAACTGACCGCCCTGTACCAGAAGCTCAAGGACATCGAGGCCCGGCCGGTCCCGGCCCCGCCCGCGCCCGTCCCGCCCCCCGCCCCGCAGGTGGCCGACGAAGGGCACCGGAAGCACGAGAAGGGCAAGACCCACGACTTCAGCCTCCTCGGCCTGAACGCCGGGGCGACCCGGGACGGCGAGTTCACCGGCACCATTTCCGGCCGCTACTTCCACACCGTCACGCCGAGCACCGCCCTGCAGGGCCAGGGTGAGTTCATGTACTTCCCCGACCGCGTCGAGGCCCAGGTGGACTTCGGCCTCGTCAAGCGGTTCCGGGCCTTCCAGCTGGGCGGCTTCGCCTCCTTCAAGCGCGTCCAGATGGACATGTTCGAGGACAGCGGCACCCTCGGCCAGGCGGCCGTGATCGGCGAGTACCTCTTCCGGCACGGCTCCGTGGGCTTCTACATGACCCACGCCATCAAGCGGGAAGCCGTCGTCGACCAACTGGTCGTCGGCCACAACCGCATGCTGGAAACTTACCTCCGGACTGCCGACCAGTACGGCGTCAACTTCCAGGTGGCCTTCCCCTGGGAGTCCTTCATCGAGGGGAACGTCGGCTGGATCGACCGCGGCGAACTCGACACCAAGCCCGGCGGGACCATCCGCTGGGTGAAACCCGTCTTCGAGAAGTGGAGCGTTTTCTTCGAGGCCGGCTGGAACGAGACCCTCGTGTCCGACGGCCAGACCTCGGCCCGCTTCGTCGCCGGGGTCCGCTACGGGCTCTGGAAGAAACCGGGCGGCGTCGAGCCGACCGCGGTGGAGCCCATGGACATCCCGCGGGTGCGCTACGACGTTCGGACCCGGGTGGTCCGGACCGGCAACGATGCCCCCATCGCCAACGCCGGCGGCGACCTGGTCAACGTCCAGGGCGGCACGATCACGCTGGACGGCACCGGGTCCTACGACCCGGACGGCGACCCCATCACCTACCTGTGGACCCAGATCCAGGGCCCGGCGGTGACCCTCACCGGCGCCGGAACCGCCACCCCGTCCTTCACCGCGGTGGTGGGCGTGGTCTACTCGTTCCGGCTGAAGGTCCAGGACCCGTTCGGCCTGTGGTCCACCGACGACGTTTCCATCTCCACGCGGGAGAACAAGGCGCCCGTGGCCAACGCGGGCGGCGACCGGGTGAACGAGGCCGCCGGCGTCATCCAGCTCAACGGCAGCGGCTCCTACGACCCGGACGGCGACGTCATCACCTTCCAGTGGACGCAGGTCTCCGGCCCGGCCGTCACGCTCACGGGCGCGGACACCGCCACCCCGTCCTTCACCGCCGCGGACGGCCAGGTCTACGTCTTCCGGCTCAAGGTCACCGATCCCTACGGCGCCTTCAGCAACGACGACGTCTCCATCTCCACCCGCCAGAACAACCCGCCCGTGGCCAACGCCGGGCCAGACCTCAGCAACATCCCGGCCGGGCTGGTGCAGCTCGACGGGAGCGCCTCCTACGACCCGGACGGCGACACCCTCACCTTCCTGTGGACCCAGACCATGGGCCCGGCGGTCACCCTGAGCGGCGCCAACACCGCCACCCCGTCCTTCACCGCCGACGTGGACCAGGTGTACGTCTTCAAGCTGAAGGTCACCGACGCCAAGGGCGCCTTCACCTTCGACGAAGTCTCCATCTCCACCGTCCAGAACCGGCCCCCGGTGGCCGTGGTCGGGCCGGACCTCTCCAACGTCCCGCCGGGGGCGGTGCAGCTCGACGGGAGCGCCTCCTACGACCCGGACGGCGACCCCCTCACCTTCCAGTGGACCCAGATCCTCGGGCCTTCGGTCGCCCTCACCGGCGCCGACACCGCCACCCCGTCCTTCACCGCCGAAGCCGGGAGGGTCTACGCGTTCCGCCTGAAGGTCACCGACAGCCACGGGCTCTTCGCCTACGCCGACGTCACGGTGTCCACGGTGACGGCCGTCAACACGCCCCCCGTGGCCTACGCCGGCCTCGACCAGGTCCTCCTGCTGCCGGTGCCCCTGGTCACGCTGGACGGGTCCGGGTCCTACGACCCGGACGGCGACCCCATCACCTACCAGTGGACCCAGGTAGACGGGCCGGCCGTCACGCTCAACAACGCGGACCAGGCCATGCCCACCTTCACCCCCACGGAGATCGCCACCTACGTGTTCTCCCTCCGCGTCTCCGACGGCCGCGGCGGGCTCGCCACCGACGTGGTGAGGATCTTCGTCTTCTGA
- a CDS encoding glycosyltransferase family 2 protein, producing MTTDTPTPRISILVCTRNRPEDLKTCVRTILENRFTDYELLVVDQGDGREVADFLAGVPDPRVRHVPTPTRGLSRARNIGIVESRAPIIAFTDDDCLCDPGWVGGIVRLFDEHPTVQGVYGRVLPHGDRFKEGLFCHCLIDDPDERLVRGRVPPHQNLGHGNNMAFRRELFRAIGIYNVRMGAGTRLKSGEDTDLSYRALRAGVEVLYSPAPLVYHNNWNTLEQAGRMDYGYVLGFVSIFGKFTLKGDGVAFRCLRHRLGELRKDFREAVRWKNRRRAWQTVGKVLYFFPGMVAALYFRFAGDPRYPATPAARQRILKGKS from the coding sequence ATGACCACCGACACCCCCACCCCCCGGATCTCGATCCTGGTGTGCACGAGGAACCGCCCGGAAGACCTCAAAACCTGCGTGCGGACCATCCTGGAGAACCGCTTCACCGACTACGAACTGCTCGTTGTCGACCAGGGCGACGGCCGGGAGGTCGCCGATTTCCTGGCCGGCGTTCCGGACCCCCGGGTGCGGCACGTCCCGACCCCCACGCGGGGGCTCTCCCGCGCCCGCAACATCGGGATCGTCGAGTCCAGGGCGCCGATCATCGCTTTCACCGACGACGACTGCCTCTGTGACCCCGGCTGGGTCGGCGGGATCGTCCGCCTCTTCGACGAGCACCCGACGGTCCAGGGGGTGTACGGTCGGGTCCTCCCCCACGGCGACCGCTTCAAGGAAGGCCTGTTCTGCCACTGCCTCATCGACGACCCCGACGAGCGCCTGGTCCGGGGACGGGTCCCCCCTCACCAGAACCTGGGCCACGGCAACAACATGGCGTTCCGGCGGGAGCTGTTCCGCGCCATCGGGATCTACAACGTCCGGATGGGGGCCGGGACCCGCCTGAAGAGCGGCGAGGACACGGACCTCAGCTACCGGGCCCTGCGGGCGGGGGTGGAGGTCCTGTACTCCCCGGCGCCCCTGGTCTACCACAACAACTGGAACACCCTGGAGCAGGCCGGACGGATGGACTACGGCTACGTCCTGGGCTTCGTGTCCATCTTCGGCAAGTTCACCCTCAAGGGCGACGGCGTGGCGTTCCGCTGCCTGCGCCACCGGCTGGGGGAACTGCGCAAGGACTTCCGGGAGGCCGTCCGCTGGAAGAACCGCCGCCGCGCCTGGCAGACCGTGGGGAAGGTCCTGTACTTCTTCCCGGGGATGGTCGCCGCGCTCTACTTCCGCTTCGCGGGGGACCCGCGGTACCCGGCCACGCCGGCGGCCCGCCAGCGTATCCTCAAAGGCAAGTCCTGA